The following coding sequences are from one Bacteroidales bacterium window:
- a CDS encoding four helix bundle protein, producing the protein MDAASNERNLTFFRFEDLRIYHKALEYMSWVHTTTLLFPDTCQDNIGARFNEAARAIALHIAEGSARNKSQFIYYLKMAKSSVRESLVLTSAVKKFGYVTDKQEDESRNFLMELTKMIGALISSLQRGPTGVRDSDDTDEDLDVPHHSFDSEHY; encoded by the coding sequence ACTTTTTTCAGGTTTGAAGACCTGAGGATTTACCACAAAGCACTTGAATACATGTCATGGGTGCATACAACCACGCTTTTATTTCCTGACACGTGCCAGGATAATATAGGGGCAAGGTTTAACGAGGCAGCCAGGGCAATTGCCTTGCATATTGCAGAGGGATCTGCGCGAAATAAAAGCCAGTTCATTTATTACCTGAAGATGGCTAAGAGTTCAGTCAGGGAATCCCTTGTACTTACTTCAGCTGTAAAAAAATTCGGTTACGTGACCGATAAACAGGAAGATGAATCAAGGAACTTCCTGATGGAATTGACTAAAATGATCGGTGCTCTGATATCTTCATTACAAAGGGGCCCCACAGGCGTCCGTGATTCGGATGACACTGACGAGGATCTGGATGTCCCGCACCATTCGTTTGACTCTGAA